A portion of the Magnolia sinica isolate HGM2019 chromosome 17, MsV1, whole genome shotgun sequence genome contains these proteins:
- the LOC131231482 gene encoding glycine-rich cell wall structural protein-like isoform X2 — protein MGRFSKNVRVFSALAIMAVLVVGAVEARRIEKDSFVDNIGSGGGFGGGGGLGGGAGAGGGLGGGGGAGAGGGLGGGGGAGAGGGAGGGLGGGGGAGAGGGFGKGGGLGGGAGGGGGLGGGGGAGGGAGAGGGFGKGGGLGGGAGGGAGGGVGGGAGGGVGGGAGGGGGLGGGGGAGGGAGAGGGFGKGGGLGGGAGGGAGGGAGGGAGGGGGLGGGAGGGAGGGVGGGFGKGGGVGGGAGGGAGGGAGGGGGLGGGAGGGAGGGAGGGFGKGGGVGGGAGGGGGVGGGGGAGGGVGGGFGKGGGVGGGAGAGGGGGVGGGSGGGGGFGGGAGGGAGGGKGGGGGFGGGVGGGEGGF, from the exons ATGGGGAGGTTTTCAAAGAATGTACGTGTTTTCAGTGCATTGGCGATAATGGCGGTGTTGGTTGTTGGAGCTGTAGAAGCACGCCGTATCGAGAAAGATAGCTTTGTTGATAACATTGGTAGTGGTGGAGGTTTTGGAGGTGGCGGGGGCCTAGGCGGCGGTGCTGGCGCTGGTGGGGGACTAGGCGGCGGCGGTGGTGCTGGAGCAGGCGGGGGGCTAGGTGGTGGCGGCGGTGCTGGTGCTGGTGGTGGAGCTGGAGGGGGACTGGGCGGCGGTGGAGGTGCTGGCGCTGGTGGAGGGTTTGGTAAGGGTGGTGGACTTGGGGGTGGTGCTGGTGGAGGCGGTGGACTTGGTGGTGGTGGCGGTGCTGGAGGTGGTGCTGGTGCTGGCGGAGGGTTTGGTAAGGGTGGTGGACTTGGTGGCGGTGCTGGAGGTGGTGCTGGCGGCGGTGTTGGGGGTGGTGctggtggtggtgttggtggtggtgCTGGCGGAGGTGGTGGACTTGGTGGTGGTGGCGGTGCTGGAGGTGGTGCTGGTGCTGGCGGAGGGTTTGGTAAGGGTGGTGGACTTGGCGGCGGTGCTGGAGGTGGCGCTGGCGGCGGTGCTGGTGGTGGTGCTGGAGGAGGTGGTGGACTTGGTGGCGGTGCTGGAGGTGGTGCTGGTGGTGGCGTCGGTGGAGGGTTTGGTAAAGGTGGTGGAGTTGGTGGCGGTGCTGGTGGTGGTGCTGGCGGCGGTGCTGGAGGAG GTGGTGGACTTGGTGGTGGTGCTGGAGGCGGTGCTGGTGGTGGCGCCGGCGGAGGGTTTGGTAAAGGTGGTGGAGTTGGTGGTGGCGCTGGTGGCGGTGGTGGAGTTGGTGGCGGTGGCGGTGCTGGAGGTGGCGTTGGCGGAGGGTTCGGTAAGGGTGGTGGAGTTGGTGGCGGTGCTGGTGCTGGTGGTGGTGGAGGAGTTGGAGGTGGGTCTGGTGGCGGTGGAGGATTCGGAGGTGGGGCCGGGGGAGGTGCTGGAGGTGGtaaaggtggtggtggtggttttGGAGGTGGAGTTGGAGGAGGTGAAGGTGGTTTTTAG
- the LOC131231482 gene encoding glycine-rich cell wall structural protein-like isoform X1, translating to MGRFSKNVRVFSALAIMAVLVVGAVEARRIEKDSFVDNIGSGGGFGGGGGLGGGAGAGGGLGGGGGAGAGGGLGGGGGAGAGGGAGGGLGGGGGAGAGGGFGKGGGLGGGAGGGGGLGGGGGAGGGAGAGGGFGKGGGLGGGAGGGAGGGVGGGAGGGVGGGAGGGGGLGGGGGAGGGAGAGGGFGKGGGLGGGAGGGAGGGAGGGAGGGGGLGGGAGGGAGGGVGGGFGKGGGVGGGAGGGAGGGAGGGGGLGGGAGGGAGGGGGLGGGAGGGAGGGAGGGFGKGGGVGGGAGGGGGVGGGGGAGGGVGGGFGKGGGVGGGAGAGGGGGVGGGSGGGGGFGGGAGGGAGGGKGGGGGFGGGVGGGEGGF from the coding sequence ATGGGGAGGTTTTCAAAGAATGTACGTGTTTTCAGTGCATTGGCGATAATGGCGGTGTTGGTTGTTGGAGCTGTAGAAGCACGCCGTATCGAGAAAGATAGCTTTGTTGATAACATTGGTAGTGGTGGAGGTTTTGGAGGTGGCGGGGGCCTAGGCGGCGGTGCTGGCGCTGGTGGGGGACTAGGCGGCGGCGGTGGTGCTGGAGCAGGCGGGGGGCTAGGTGGTGGCGGCGGTGCTGGTGCTGGTGGTGGAGCTGGAGGGGGACTGGGCGGCGGTGGAGGTGCTGGCGCTGGTGGAGGGTTTGGTAAGGGTGGTGGACTTGGGGGTGGTGCTGGTGGAGGCGGTGGACTTGGTGGTGGTGGCGGTGCTGGAGGTGGTGCTGGTGCTGGCGGAGGGTTTGGTAAGGGTGGTGGACTTGGTGGCGGTGCTGGAGGTGGTGCTGGCGGCGGTGTTGGGGGTGGTGctggtggtggtgttggtggtggtgCTGGCGGAGGTGGTGGACTTGGTGGTGGTGGCGGTGCTGGAGGTGGTGCTGGTGCTGGCGGAGGGTTTGGTAAGGGTGGTGGACTTGGCGGCGGTGCTGGAGGTGGCGCTGGCGGCGGTGCTGGTGGTGGTGCTGGAGGAGGTGGTGGACTTGGTGGCGGTGCTGGAGGTGGTGCTGGTGGTGGCGTCGGTGGAGGGTTTGGTAAAGGTGGTGGAGTTGGTGGCGGTGCTGGTGGTGGTGCTGGCGGCGGTGCTGGAGGAGGTGGTGGACTTGGTGGTGGTGCTGGAGGGGGTGCTGGAGGAGGTGGTGGACTTGGTGGTGGTGCTGGAGGCGGTGCTGGTGGTGGCGCCGGCGGAGGGTTTGGTAAAGGTGGTGGAGTTGGTGGTGGCGCTGGTGGCGGTGGTGGAGTTGGTGGCGGTGGCGGTGCTGGAGGTGGCGTTGGCGGAGGGTTCGGTAAGGGTGGTGGAGTTGGTGGCGGTGCTGGTGCTGGTGGTGGTGGAGGAGTTGGAGGTGGGTCTGGTGGCGGTGGAGGATTCGGAGGTGGGGCCGGGGGAGGTGCTGGAGGTGGtaaaggtggtggtggtggttttGGAGGTGGAGTTGGAGGAGGTGAAGGTGGTTTTTAG